The following are encoded together in the bacterium genome:
- a CDS encoding tetratricopeptide repeat protein, producing the protein MQRKIRYFEMQHERNPHSRHFIPLADLTRRTGGNAQAIELLNGGLVRCPDSLSARWLLGLCLLESGERKAASEQLRRVLERDPDHTLAAAALARCGSDEGKTAPPAR; encoded by the coding sequence TTGCAGCGGAAGATCAGATACTTCGAGATGCAGCACGAGCGCAATCCGCATTCGCGGCATTTCATCCCCTTGGCCGATCTGACCCGGCGCACCGGTGGCAATGCGCAAGCGATCGAGCTTCTGAACGGCGGTCTCGTCCGCTGTCCCGATTCCCTGTCCGCGCGCTGGCTGCTGGGCCTGTGCCTGCTGGAGAGCGGCGAGCGCAAAGCCGCCTCCGAGCAGTTGCGGCGGGTTCTCGAGCGCGACCCCGACCATACGCTGGCCGCAGCGGCGCTGGCGCGTTGCGGGAGCGACGAGGGGAAGACGGCGCCGCCGGCGCGG